In Glycine max cultivar Williams 82 chromosome 15, Glycine_max_v4.0, whole genome shotgun sequence, the DNA window CATAAATACTTCATGGCTTCATGCATTGCAAGGAATCATGTTCAATCTAAGCAGggaattaaaacataaattatgattattattgttCTAGTATATCTTAAGCAGGAGATCACAAATACCTATCATTTGttttcaagaatacaagccaagCAATACTACTAGATAGAGTTCATAAACAAAAACAgtaatttcaaacaaattaaaaggaaaaatagattaaaGAAGTTACCCTATAATCAATTCCttcatatcattttttaaaagaagaatagGGCAAGATCTCGAGCACTGCACCTTAGTTGAAGAGTTGGCCTCTCCAGAATCTATATCATCAAGGCAGAAATTAACCATACGTTCATGGTGTTTCTCCTTGGAAAGGACACTGTCTTCCACTGGAGGCCTCAACCCTCTGGTGGTAGCATACCATAGATCGTCAATATCAAACTGGCTGTCTACAAGTTTAGACCTTGATAATGAAGATAAATCTCTATTCTCTTCCAATATTCCTCCCAACTCAGCAAGCTCTTTGTATTTCTTTTCTTGGGCATCACTCGGAGTCTTAGTTGAAATGGACTCCACTGGAACAACAGTCTTCTTCCATGGCAATTCTCGAGGATCCTTGACATTAAGAGATAGCATAGcacatgaagaaaaataatccTCATTTCTCAGTATGGATGAATTTCTGATCTGAGAAACAGACTCTTCTTCGATAGGCACATGTTTCTTCAATTGCCAATAATTCTCTGAAATACTGTAATGTCATGAAGAAAAATAAGCCATTTCAGAtcattaatgtttaaaaaaaagacGGAAATGTTTTgtctaatttaaataacaaaccTTCCAACACCATGCAATACTTTTTGAAGAAGTTGAAATGTCCCTAATCCAATTAATTCTAATTTTGCAAGTTGACCCTCAAGGGAAAAGCAATTAATTGAGATGCCCCCCTTCTCCATCTTAATAAAACAAAGCATATATTGTGAGTGAGTTTATATATAGTTTACAGTTCTATTCTTCAACTTCAGCAGGGAAATTAAAACCTTGGCCAAGCAACACCAACCAAATTAGTGATGATTCATCTGACAAGAATTTTTTATctgaaaaataacattttctcAACTTTAACATTTAAGCAGTTGTCTAGCAGGattaatattaattgtgattTCAGACAAAAAACATTTCATATTAAGTTACATCTTTAAAGAAATAGTGACAAGCAAGTGAGACAGATGGACCTATGATCATCTGAATCTTTACACTGTCAGCTCAGATATAAATCCATATTAGGTCCCACCATCCACCATGCTCATTGTTGTAATGAAATATGACACTGACATGAAAGCCTTTCAAATGGACAATGAAAGAGAATGCAACAGTAAAGTGAGATTACTTGTAACATTAACCTATGGGAGAATTGGTTtcacaaatttttccttgtttttatgTTTATCAAGTACACATAGTAACATATTGATAGACTCATGAAGGACACgacagaaaaataaacaaaaataagccAAAGTAGTTAGAGTAGATGTATAATCAGTTAGGGTTGGTTTAACAGTAGTTTAGTTACTGAATTAGTCTGGTGTCTAGCTTAAATAGTAGAAAGGAAGTATAAGATCACTCGTTCGGCATTGTCACTTGGCATTTAGGAAAAGAACATTAGCTTCATTCGGAAGGAGAATCCACTTGTTTGTACTTCTGTTATTGACACAAATATGATTTCTCAGTCCTTTCTATCTAATCTTTCAGACTCTGATTTTGGGTTTATAACccaaactacaaaaaaaaaaatacaatacaaaGGTCCATAGAAGAAGCTAAAGAAGAAAGTGAACCTCTTTCTGGCAGGCAATTTTTAGATTATCGTATCCTTCTTCAAAGGCAGAAGCATGTATCCACACCCATAGGCATCTAAATGAAGAACCGTGCTTCATTTTGCCTGATTTTTCACTTAACTCCACACCATGTTTGTTTGAATCATTACCAATGTCATGTTGTCCAAAAGAAGTACAATGATTTCTTCCATCTAGCTCTGTACTCAtattttgttgggaacttggtTGCCACATGTAGGTTACAGGAGCAATTGGCTGAGAAACCGGTGCTCCACATTGATGCAGCtgtcaagaaagaaaaattagtttAGTTTAATCAAACCAACCAAGCAGTTACTGGAGTCAGCAACAGGTCACCTACCATTGCTTTTCCATAGGTTACACTGTAAAGAACAGAGTCATCATGATTTCCAGGATGTGGTGTTGTTGCTGGATAGGGTTCCAGCACCATTCTTAATACTGACATTAATGAATCCTGTATACAAGAGAGccttaaataaaactaataaaattaaaccatCTCAGCCCACAATAATTATTTGATGCATGCATTTCAATATGTTTGAATCAGAACATCAGTTTAGTATGTCTTTTAGACTCAGATGTATaacaatgaaaaagaagaaaattccaacaaaaaagctaaaactaaaactaaaataaactaCCTCTGGACCCTCCAATTGGACGGCAGTATAATAGCTTGCATCATGTACAAGCACCCCTTGTTTGAGCCTTTTCAAGAGCGCCCTCGAACCTTTACCCCTGCGTAAGCACATGCACAATCCTTGTTAGTGTTTCCAAGGGAATGTTAAAACACTCACAATCTTGTTGCATCAAGTTTCCATAATCCAATTCAAAAACATCCCAACAAAATCAAAGTATCAAACAACCCTACACCATGAAATTAATTAGCTTCAAGTTCCCCCATAGACTCTTTCATAAGCTTTTAATTTAACCCAAAAAGACCTACCTTCCTTGAAGACACAAAGGAAGGTGGTAACCCCAAAGCTTGGTCATAGCAAACCGCTTTGCATGCCACACATGAGTTCTCAGCCTCTTGGTTCCATCCCCAGAAGTGCAAAAACCATTCTCTGGGTTTTTCTTTAGTTCATATCTCCGACGAACACACCGAGGAAGCTTCTTTAGGTGATTCTCCTCCAAACCTGATTCGGCAAGGGCTTTATCAATTATTCCCAGTTTCTGCCTCtttcttctgcacccttttcttGCAATTTGGTTATCAAACGCAGTTGTCCTTCTTCTCTTGTTCCTTTGAGACCTATAATCACTGTTTACTCTATTTTCTATGATAGATTGAAGACTCTGGAGTTCAAGAGCACGGGATTCAGCATATTTCTGCACATTGATTTTtcgaggtggtggtggtggtgtagGTACTGAAACTTGAGGCTTTTTGGTTCCATCAGTAACCATGGTAAAGAACtaagcaaaaccaaaaaaataaaataaaattagtttacaACTTTGCATTGTACTGACACAAATTATGCTGTAAAGCGTAAATAAAACCCTTGGTCTAATTGGGCGATTCAATCAGAATAGAATTTACACCACCATAGTCCAAAAGGAACTAGATGGGGCATATAGAGATATTGTAAATGAAATATACTTTAGCAAGGCTCCTATTTGATTGGTTAAATAGTATCATTTGTCTTTAGGAAACATAACAGGCAAACCAAAACTATCATAAAAAGTTTCTCAATCCCTAATTCTCAGATTCCCACATTGCCGAACTAACCAAAAAATGGAGATAACCAAATCACTTGTctccaacaacaataataaaaagaacaaatgcACAGCTTCCAGGTTAGTAGGGCCTGATGGTGTTGGACTGTTGGTACTGGTAAAGCTGTGCAactcaaatgaataaattttttatcaccTAAATGCAAAAATGGGAACTGCAAAGACATATCATGGAATACAATAGTTTAACCAATTTATTCAACTACAACAACTGGGATTAAAACAGATCAAGACagttttttctaatttctaatgcTTACTTTAGAAACTACAAATTATAAACCTTCAACTTAATTTTGAAAACTGGAACCACTAAATCAATACAACTATTATCAGCCTCGCAAAGTTGAACTTAAGGATGACTCAAGCTTGCTAGTTGCAAGCTATCATCCACTACCAGCAGCATTCACAAAGGTACTAAAATCCCAAATCCCAATAACCTCTAAAAATAGCACACAGATTTTTATTTCCTGTTCTTAAAATCTTCAGTCACTACCTAACCTAGGATACTGTCATATTGCATCACAGCGATACAACGATAGAGGCAGTAGTGGCTGGCGCGGAAGTAACAGCATGAGGCAGTTAGACCAAGACAGAAAGAGTGATTAACAGTAATGTAAGAGTTAGAAAAAGGGGTGGTTATTATTAGTGTTCTCTGTAAATTTTCTCTTTCTGAGTGTTATTTTCCCTGTCTTGCACTAGTTCTTTATCCAGCTTGTATCACACTTCATAGTAAATAAAGGctaaaattctattttctaGCTTCAATGTCTGTTTTTCTTGCAGGTAGTCACAACAGACACTCGTTAGTTTTCCGCCTAAACGACATATCAATCCTAACGTAtggtaaaaaagggaaaagcaACAAGAACGAGTATGCATCACATTCAAATTCAAGCACACAGGCTCGAAAACAAAcgaaaaataacacaaattagGTTGAAAAACAACGACTCAAATTAAAATCACAGGAAACATGTTAAACCCTAAAAAAGACATGGAAGGGCAGAAGCATGGTAGGGTTGGGAGAAGACTCACGAGTGGGTGAGAAAGAGAGCTTGGAGAGCGAAACCCTAGAGTGGAGCACGTGATTCTGCCATGTCGAAGCTGCGAGAGAAACTGAGCAGCTTTAGCTTTGCTTGTGTGTTCCCAAACAAATATCTGTGCTGGATTggatttgattcttttttttctgtttttactctctctctcctttgtTTTTCCTATCGATTCTTCCTTTCTCGTTTTATACTGGTTGTGACATTGCGGAATGTGgaccattttcttttgtttatcagcaaaaaaaataaatgcaattTTGGGTCTTTTaaaacgaaaagaaaaacaagttttcttaaaaataattgaacttttaaaataaatcaaaggacaaaaaaaattatacctttCTTTAACAAGAAATTGGATAGATTAGATTACATTAGACTAGACTGGATTAGAAATGATgttaaatgatttaaaataataaaataat includes these proteins:
- the LOC100788705 gene encoding uncharacterized protein, which gives rise to MVTDGTKKPQVSVPTPPPPPRKINVQKYAESRALELQSLQSIIENRVNSDYRSQRNKRRRTTAFDNQIARKGCRRKRQKLGIIDKALAESGLEENHLKKLPRCVRRRYELKKNPENGFCTSGDGTKRLRTHVWHAKRFAMTKLWGYHLPLCLQGRGKGSRALLKRLKQGVLVHDASYYTAVQLEGPEDSLMSVLRMVLEPYPATTPHPGNHDDSVLYSVTYGKAMLHQCGAPVSQPIAPVTYMWQPSSQQNMSTELDGRNHCTSFGQHDIGNDSNKHGVELSEKSGKMKHGSSFRCLWVWIHASAFEEGYDNLKIACQKEMEKGGISINCFSLEGQLAKLELIGLGTFQLLQKVLHGVGSISENYWQLKKHVPIEEESVSQIRNSSILRNEDYFSSCAMLSLNVKDPRELPWKKTVVPVESISTKTPSDAQEKKYKELAELGGILEENRDLSSLSRSKLVDSQFDIDDLWYATTRGLRPPVEDSVLSKEKHHERMVNFCLDDIDSGEANSSTKVQCSRSCPILLLKNDMKELIIGWSVILPLSWVKAFWIPLISNGAHAIGLQEKHWISCEMGLPFFPSDSPDCKAYSCLMEAKAAAFNKKEELRPPVIRHLRVPILPPWGIVRITFDKVINAMETHDLSTREDLTNANSLPNPCHGNFEIFNSDSGSNSFDGTVVRTGCMLTTFLNETKTGQLLLFPYAADGKARISKFINGELKLDPRHRSSDIYDHKLCFVRVHLRPFKEGCFEEGAVICAPYPSDISLWTSSCEKREEGLQMSQSAMRLYFKEHSSGKWGMQIPDDSIASKSQRWPIGFVTTASVQGSKSLVAEGFCEAVLLSHLREEQWKEMPMKKRREIYVLVRNLGSTAYRLALASIVLENQENDIDFL